Within the Streptomyces vilmorinianum genome, the region CGTCGCGGCCGGGCGGGTCGACGTGGACGTTCTCGCGCGGGCCGAGCTGGACGACCACCGGGCGATGGCTCTGGAGGAGGGTCCGGCGGAGTCGGTACGCCTCTTCCTGTCGGCGGCCGAGGGCTACGAAGCGGCGGGCGATCCCGGAGAGGCCGAGGCCGCCCGGGCCCGGTGCGCGTACGCGCTGGCGCTGGGCGGGCGGACGGAGGAGGCGTCGGCGGCCGTCGAGGAGGCGATCGGCCGGGTCCTGGCCCTGCACGCCGAGGGTGCGGCGACGGCCCGGCAGGCCGCGGGCGCGCTGCTGATCCGCGTACGGGTCCGGCTGCTGCGGCTACACGAGGCGGAGGGCGGGGGCGGGGGCGGCGAGGACGGCGCGCCCGCCGAGGAGGTCGCGCGGTCCGTGGACGAACTCCTCGCCTTCGCCTCGCCGTACGCCGACGACCGGGCGGTCGCCGACCGGGTCGCCGAGGCCGAGTCCGTACGGGCCGACCTGGCCGCGCACCACGGGGACGCCGAGGGGGCGGCGCGGCAGTACGCGTACGCGGCGGAGCTGTACCACCGGGCCGGGATGCCCTGGTACGCCGTGGAGCCGGAGACCCGCCTCTCCCGCGTCGCCCTCCACCTCGGCGATCTGGGCGGCGCCGAGCGGGCGGCCCGTGCGGCCCTCGACCACGGCGCGGGGTACGCGGGGGCGTCCGGGCAGACCCGCCTGCGGCTCCAGTTGGCCGAAGTCCTCGCCGCCGGCCGGCGGTTCGGGGAGGCCGTGGAGCATGCCCTGGAGGCTGCGCACTGGGCCGACGAGGCGGGCGAGAGCCGTGGGATCGGCGCGTACGCACGGCATCTGCTGGGCGGCTGGCTGGTACGGGAGAGCCGTACGGAGGAGGCCGCGGCGATCCTGGAGGCGGTGCTGCCGGACCTGTCCGTGGAGGAGCACGGCGACGGGGCGGTCGTCCAGACGCTGTGGTGGCTCGGCGACTGCCTCATGGCTCTGAACGAGCCCCGGTCCGCGGCGGAGCAGTGGCTGCGGGCGGCGGAGCTCGCGAAGAAGTGGCCGGAGCAGCGGGACCACGCGATGCTGGCGAACCTGGCGGCGCAGGCACTGCTCCAGGCGGAGCTGAAGCCGCAGGCCGCGGCGGCGTACGAGCGGGCCGGTGAGCTGTGGCGGGAGCTGGGCGACGCGGCGGCGTACGTCAGGACGCTGCGGGTACGGGCGTGGATCGCGGGGGCCGGGGAGGGGCGGGCCCTGATGGACGCGGCGGCGGAGGCGTGCGGGGAGGACGTGGTGGAGCGGGCGGACACGTACGCCCAGACCGCGGAGCTGCTGGCGGAGAAGGACGTCCGGGAGGCGCTGTCGTACGCGGAGCGGGCGGTGTCGGCGTTCGCCGAGGCGGAGGCGGGTCCGGGGGTCCGCGACCGTCGCACGGCGGCGCAGCTGCTCGCGGCGTGGCTCCACCTGAACCTGGAGAACCACGCGGCGGCGGCGACCCTGGCGCGGGGCGTGCTCGCGGAGTACGCCCCGTCGGAGGAGGGCGCGGCGGCCGAGCGCCGCGGCGAGGCGGAGGCGGTGCTGGAGCGGGCGGCGACCTGACGTTGGCGGTTGGGGGCGGTGGATTTCCCCCACCCCGCCCCTCCCCGAAACCCTGACGAGACCGGGGCCTCGGCCCCCGCCCCCCAGGGGGCGGCAGCTTCGCGCCGCCGGGACTGAGCCCCCCACCGGCGGCGTTCGGGGCGCCGCAGCTCCGCGCGGCCGAGGCTGCGTGCCCGCCGGTGCTGTCAGGCGCGCGGCACTTCACGCGCCGCCGGAACCGCGCCACCACCACCGTCGAGCGCCGCGGCTTCGCGGCGACAGGCCCGCACGACACTGCGATCCAGCAGGTTGGTCTCGCGCGCCCGAACCACGGCCCCCACCGCCGCCTTCAGACGCGGCGGCTCGCGCCGCCGGGCCGCACGACGGCCGCTGCTCTCCAGCGCGGCGGCTACGCGCCGCCGGAACCGCCCACCAAGGGCATCCCGCAGGCTGGTCCGCGCCGCCGTTGCCGCGCTCCCCATCGCCCGCAACCGTGGTGGGCCGGGCGGGCAGGCCCCCGGGGATCAGTGCCGCTTCAAGGTCACGGCTACTCCACGCCGATCAAGAGTGCCGGTGCGCCGTGGCCCGCGTGGTAGGTCGTTGTGTCGACTGCCAGGTAGGTGTCGCGGACGTGGCGTTCGAGTGCGGGGGACAGTGACTCCGGGGTGTCGTCCGAGACGATCAGGGTCACCAGTTCGCCGCCCGCCGAGAGCATGCGGTCCAGGACCGTGCGGGCCGTTGTCGTCAGGTCCTGGCCGATGACCGCGACGTCGCCCTCGATCAGGCCCAGGATGTCGCCGGCCTGGCAGACGCCCGCCGAGGTGAAGGACTGGCGTTCGGCGACGGCGAGTTCGGCGTACCGGGTCGCGCCCGCCGCCGCCGTCATCGCGACCACGTCCTCGTCGAAGCGGCGCTCGGGCTCGTGGACGGCCAGCGCCGCGATGCCCTGGACGGCTGCCCGGGTCGGGATCAGGGCGACCCGGATGCCCTCCGCGCGGGCCTGTTCGGCCGCCGCGCCCGCCGTGTGGCGCAGGTCGGTGTCGTTGGGCAGGAGCACCACCTCGCGCGCGTGGGCCCGCCGGATCGCGTCGACGAGCTCTCCGCTGGCCGGCGGCTCCCCCGGCCTGGCCAGCACCGTCGTCGCCCCGGCCTCCTCGCACAGGCCCGCGAGTCCCTCGCCGGGGACCACCGCGACCACCGCGCGCTGGGCCGGCTCCCGGCGCTCCACGCCCGCGAAGTGCGTGATCCGGATCCGGTACGGCCGGCCCGCCTCCACGCCCGCCTCGACCGCCGCTCCCGCGTCGTCGACATGGACGTGGACGTTCCACAGCCCGTCGCCTCCGACGACGACCAGGGAGTCGCCGAGCGCGTCGAGCCGGGCTCGTAGCCGTTCCACGGCCGCGTCGTCCGCTTCCAGGAGGTAGATCACCTCGAACGCCGGTCCGCCCTCCGAGGCGCAGTCCTCCAGGGCCACGTGCGGCCGGTGCGAGGCCACGGGCGGCCGTACCCGCGCCTCTCCCGACACGACCTCCACCAGCGCGCCGAGGACGGCCACCAGACCCCGTCCTCCCGCGTCCACGACCCCGGCGCGTTCGAGCACGGCCAGTTGTCCGGGGGTGGCCTCAAGGGCGGTCCTTGCCCCCTCGTACGCCCCCCTGGCCACCGCCGCGAGGCTTCCACCCCCCTCGCAGGCGCCGGCCGCGGCGCCCGCGACGCTCAGGATCGTTCCTTCGACGGGGTGGGCCACGGCCTTCCGGGCCGCCAGGGCCGCCGCCGCCAGGGACCGGGCGAGGTGGTCGCCGTCACGCCCGTCCGCGAGCACGGACGCCATGCCGCGCAGCAGCTGCGAGAGGATCGTCCCCGAGTTGCCCCGGGCGCCGATGAGGGCCCCGTGGGCCATGGCCCGTATGGCGTCGCCCGCGTCCGGCTCGTCCGCCGCGAAGACCGCCTCGACCGCCTGGGCGGCTGACTCCACCGTCAGATACAGGTTCGTGCCGGTGTCCCCGTCGGCGATCGGATAGACGTTGATCGCGTCGATCTCCTCGCGCTCCCGGCCGAGCGCGTCCAGCGCCCGTACGCACCAGGCTCGGACCGCTGCGGCGTCGAGGGTCTGCGCGGTCTGCGGCAACGGGTGATCCTCCTGCTAGGCGGCGTCTGCGGTGAGCTCACCGCAGCGTAGACCCGCTCGTGACCTGGGCCCGGAGCGGGGGCCGCGGCGGCCGTGGTAGTTTCGTTCTACGGGAGCAGCCGTTGTATGCTGCTTCGGTTGCCCGGCGAGAGTCGGGCCATTTCCCCGGCAAGCCACTTCAGAACTCTGATTCCGGTGCGCCGGATTTCACTGTAAATCTGAAGTCTTTGGAGTGACCCGTGGCTGCCAACTGCGACGTCTGCGGCAAGGGGCCGGGCTTCGGCAACAACATTTCGCACTCGCACCGCCGTACGTCTCGTCGCTGGAACCCGAACATCCAGCGCGTGCGTGCCGTGGTCGGTCGGACGCCGAAGCGGCTCAACGTCTGCACCTCGTGCATCAAGGCCGGCAAGGTCTCGCGCTAACGCCGACGTTTCGTCGTAGCGCAGCCCCTGCGGTTGCCTTGAAAGGCCGGTTCACCTCGGTGAACCGGCCTTTTGCCATGCCCTGAGGTCTTCTCGGCAGTTCTTCTCAGCTCAGCAGGTCTTCTCAGCGAAGACGCCAGCCGTGGTCCACCGGGCCGATCCCCGCGCCCAGCGTGAACCCGGCCGCGATCGCGCCCGTCACGTACTGCTTCGCCTCCCGCACCGCCTCCGGCACGGTCAGCCCCTTCGCGAGGCCCGACGCCACCGCCGAGGCGAGCGTGCAGCCCGTCCCGTGCGTGTGCCGGTTCTCGTGCCGGGGAGCGCGCAGCCAGTGCTCCTCGTCCCCGTCCGTGAGCAGGTCGACGGCGTCCCCTTCGAGGTGGCCGCCCTTGATGAGCGCCCACCGCGGGCCGTACGCCAGGATCGCCGCCGCGGCCGCCCGCAGATCGGACTCCCGCTCGACGACGACTCCCGTGAGCTGCGCCACCTCGTCCAGGTTGGGCGTGGCCACCGTCGCGACCGGCAGCAGCTTCTTCCGTACGGAATCCAGCGCGGAGGCCGCGAGCAGCGGGTCGCCGTGCTTGGAGACCCCGACCGGGTCGACCACCACCGGCGCGTCCGTTCCCGCGAGCAGCTCCGCCACCGTCTCCACCAGCGTGGCGGAGGACAGCATGCCGGTCTTCACGGCCTGGACGCCGATGTCGTCGACGACGGCGCGGTACTGGGCCCGTACGGCCTCCTCGGGCAGTTCCCACGCGCCCTGGACGCCCAGCGAGTTCTGGGCGGTGACGGCGGTGATCACGCTCATGCCGTGGACGCCGAGGGCGAGCATCGTCTTGAGGTCGGCCTGGATGCCCGCGCCGCCGCCGGAGTCGGATCCGGCGACGGTGAGGGCCAGGGGCGGGCTCACTCGTGGCCCCCGAAGTGGTCCCAGCCGCCCTTGGTGTGCCAGGGCGCCCCGTCCACCGTCACCTGCGGCAGCGCGGAGGGGTTGAGGACCTCGCCGATGACCTTCCAGCGGGCCGGCAGCTTCACGTCCGGCGGGAAGGTGGCGACGATGGCGTGGTCCTCTCCCCCGGTGAGCACCCACTGCAGCGGGTCGACGCCCACCGCCTGCCCGATGTCGTTCATCTGCGTGGGGATGTCGATGAGCCCGGAGCGCAGGTCGATACGGACCTTGCTGGCCTCGGCGATGTGGCCGAGGTCGGCGATGAGTCCGTCGCTGACGTCGCACATGGCGGTGGCGCCGAGCCCGGCGGCCGCGGGGCCCGCGTGGTACGGCGGTTCGGGGCGCCGGTGGGCCTCGACGAAGGCGCGCGGGGAGCGGAAGCCGCGGGAGAGCACCGCGTAGCCGGCGGCGGACCAGCCGAGCCAGCCGGTGTACGCGACGACGTCGCCGGGCTGCGCCCCGCCCCGGGTCACGGGGTCGTGGTTGCGCAGGTCGCCGAGCGCGGTGATGGCGACGGTGATGGTGTCGCCGCGGACGACGTCGCCGCCGACGACGGCCGCGCCCGCGACCTGGCACTCGTCACGCAGGCCGTCCATGAGCTCGGTGGGCCAGGTGACCGGGAGTTCGGCGGGGACGACCAGGCCGAGGAGCAGCGCGGTGGGGACGGCGCCCATCGCGGCGATGTCGGCGAGGTTCTGTGCGGCCGCCTTGCGGCCGACGTCGTACGCCGTCGACCAGTCGCGGCGGAAGTGACGTCCTTCGAGCAGGATGTCCGTGCTGGCCACCACGCGCCGGTCGGGCGCGGAGACGACCGCGGCGTCGTCGCCGGGTCCGATCCGTACCGCCGGGGTGGAGGTGAGCCGGGAGGTGAGCTCCCTGATGAGCCCGAACTCCCCCAGTTCTCCTACTGTGCCCTTCACCGCGTCTCACCTCGTGTTGTCGTGCCGGCCGCCGGGTCGCCGTGCGCGTCGCTCCGCCGCTCGCTGTGCGGGTCGCTGTGCGGGTCGCGAGCCGTCACCGCGCTGGGTACCGTCAAGTAGACCGTCAACTTCTGTCGTGCGTACGCCACACTCTGAACGCCTCGGGGCGCGCAGGTCTCCCCGCGGCCCTCGGCGACGCGGTACCGTGGCGTCCCTTTCTCCCACAAGATCCTCGTGGCCGCCCTGGAGGTTCCGTGGTACAGGCGTACATCCTCATTCAGACCGAGGTGGGCAAGGCGTCGACCGTCGCCGAGACCATCTCCAAGATCCCGGGAGTGATCCAGGCGGAAGACGTGACGGGCCCGTACGACGTGATCGTCCGCGCCCAGGCCGACACGGTCGACGCGCTGGGCCGCATGGTGGTCGCCAAGGTCCAGCAAGTGGACGGCATCACGAGGACCCTCACCTGCCCGGTCGTGCATCTGTAGCCCCCGTCTACCCTTGGCCGGTGATGTCTTCCCACCGGCCTTTCGGCCTGCCCGCCGCCATCGCCGCCGTGCTGCTGCTGACCGCCGCGGGTTGCTCCTCCACGGACGCGAAGGCGTCGGTCCCGGTTCCCAGCCCTCCGGCCGAGGAAGCCGCCCTCTGCCAGGCGCTGGCGAAGGAGCTCCCCGACACCGTGGCGGGGCTGGAGCGCAACGATCCGGAGCCGGGCTCCGAGCTGACCGCCGGGTGGGGGGATGCGGCGATCGTACTGCGCTGCGGGGTCCCCCGGCCCGAAAAGATGAGCGATCCCCAGTCGCACGGCATCTCGGTGGACGGCGTGCGCTGGATGCTGGAACAGCCGGAGGGCGGCGGACCCCGTTTCACCTCGGTGTATCGCAAGACGTACGTCGAGGTGACGCTGGACGAGCGGTACGCGCACGACGCGAGTCCGCTCACGGCGCTCGCCGCCCCCGTGGAGAAGGCCGTTCCCTGCTCCCTGGAGTGCGACTAGCGCAGGCCCGTGGAGCGGGTCAGCGCGGCCTGGATCAGCCGGTCGACGAGCTCGGGGTAGCTGACGCCGCTCTCCTGCCACATGCGCGGGTACATGGAGATCGGGGTGAAGCCCGGCATGGTGTTGATCTCGTTGATCACGAACCCGCCGTCCTCCGTGAGGAAGAAGTCGGCGCGGACCAGGCCCTCGCAGGAGACGGCCTCGTACGCGGCGACCGCGAGCCGCTGGACCTCGGCGGTGGCCTCGTCGCCGATCGGCGCGGGCACGATGCCGGAGGCCGAGTCGATGTACTTGGCCTCGAAGTCGTAGAAGTCGTGGTCGGTGACGGGCGGGATCTCGGCCGGCACGCTGGCGCGCGGGCCGTCCTCGAACTCCAGGACGCCGCACTCGATCTCGCGGCCGCGCAGCAGCGACTCGACGAGGATCTTGGGGTCGTGGCGGCGGGCCTCCTCGATGGCCTCGTCCAGGCCGGAGAGGTCGTCGACCTTGGTGATGCCCATGGAGGAGCCGCCACGGGCGGGCTTCACGAAGAGCGGCCAGCCGTGCTCGGCGGCGAACTCGACGATCTTCTTGCGGGCGGCGGCGGGGTTCTGCTCCCACTCGCGCGGGCGGATGACCTCGTACGGGCCGACGGGCAGCCCGAAGGAGGTGAACACCCGCTTCATGTACTCCTTGTCCTGGCCGACGGCGGAGGCGAGGACGCCCGCGCCGACGTAGGGGACGCCGGAGAGCTCCAGGAGGCCCTGGAGGGTGCCGTCCTCGCCGTACGGGCCGTGCAGCATCGGGAACACGACGTCGACCTCGCCGAGGGCCTTGGGCACGGAGCCGGGCTCGGTGTACACGACCTCGCGGTTGGCCGGGTCGACGGAGAGGACGACGCCGCCCTGCTCGGACTCGGTCAGGTCGGAGACGTTCGGCAGGGAGCGCTCGGCGATGGCCATCCGCTCGGGGGCGTCGGCGGTCAGCGCCCAGCGCCCGTCCGTCGTGATGCCGATGGGCAGCACGTCGTACTTGGTCCGGTCGATGGCGCGCAGGACGGCGCCGGCCGTGACGACGGAGATGGCGTGCTCGGAGCTGCGTCCGCCGAAGACGACGGCCACGCGCGGCTTGCGGGGGCTCTGGGTGTTCTCGCTCATAACGCGATGAGCGTACCTTGCGTGTTCGATGCGTTTAAGAGCCCCGGCCCGCCGCGCGCGTCCGGCGTAGCGCACGCGCGCGGTGACGTCCTCGGCGGCGCCTTCGGCGGCGTCTTCGGCGGCGTCTTCGGCGGCGTCCTCGGCGGCGTCCTCGGCGGCGTCCTCGGCGGCGTCCTCAGCGGCGTTCGGACTTGGCGCTGCGCGACATCAGTTCCTTGAGGGCGACGATCGGCGGCTTGCCCTCGTGGACGATCGAGACGACCGTCTCCGTGATCGGCATGTCGACCCCGTGGCGGCGGGCCAGATCGAGCACCGACTCGCAGGACTTGACGCCCTCCGCGGTCTGCTTGGTGGCCGCGATCGTCTCCTCCAGCGTCATCCCGCGGCCCAGGTTGGTGCCGAAGGTGTGGTTGCGGGAGAGCGGGGAGGAGCAGGTGGCGACCAGGTCGCCGAGGCCGGCGAGGCCGGAGAAGGTGAGCGGGTCGGCTCCCATGGCGAGGCCGAGCCGGGTGGTCTCGGCGAGGCCGCGGGTGATGAGCGTGGCCTTGGAGTTGTCGCCGAGTCCCATGCCGTCGGCGATGCCGACGGCGAGCCCGATGACGTTCTTGACCGCTCCGCCCAGTTCGCAGCCGACGACGTCGGTGTTGGTGTACGGGCGGAAGTACGGGGTCATGCAGGCGGTCTGGAGGCGCTGGGCGACCGATTCGTCGGCGCAGGCGACCACGGCGGCGGCGGGCTGCCGGGCGGCGATCTCCTTGGCGAGGTTGGGGCCGGTGAGGACGGCCACGCGCTCGGCGGGGACCTTGGCGACCTCCTCGATGACCTCGCTCATGCGCTTGGCGGTGCCGAGTTCGACGCCCTTCATCAGGGAGACGAGGACGGTGTCGGGGGCCAGCTTGGGGGCCCACTCGGCGAGGTTGCCGCGCAGGGTCTGCGAGGGGATGGCGAGCACCGTGAACTCGGCGTCGCGGGCGGCCTCGGCGGGGTCGGTGGTGGCCCGGACGTTCGCCGGGAGTTCGATGCCCGGGAGGTAGTCGGGGTTGGTGCGGGTGGTGTTGATGGCGTCGACGAGTTCGGCGCGGCGGCCCCAGAGGGTCACCTCGCAGCCCGCGTCCGCGAGGACCATCGCGAAGGCCGTGCCCCACGATCCGGTTCCGAATACGGCTGCCTTGGTCACTTCAGGCCCTCCCCGGCGGCCTTGCGCCGCTGCTCCAGCCGGGCCTTGCGGTGGTCGTACGGCTCGGCCGGCGCCTTCTCGCCGCGGACGTCCTCCAGGAGCGCGGTGATCGCGGCCATGATGACCTCGGTCGCCTCGCGCAGGACGTCGGGCGTCGGCTCCTGGTCGTAGAAGCGTGAGAGGTCGACGGGCGGACCGGCCTGCACGATCAGCGTCTTGCGGGGGAACAGGTTGAGCTTGTTCTCCTTGGCGTACGGCGGCATCGCGAGGTTGGCGCCCCACTGGGCGACCGGGATGACCGGGGCCTTGGTGAGCAGCGCGACGCGGGCGGCGCCGGTCTTGCCGGCCATGGGCCACATGGCGGGGTCGCGGGTGAGGGTGCCCTCGGGGTAGAAGGCGACGCACTCGCCGCGCTCGATGGCCTCGACGGCTGCGCGGAAGGCGTCGAGCGCGTTGGTCGTTTCGCGGTAGACGGGGATCTGTCCGGTGCCGCGCAGCATCGTGCCGACGAACGAGCCCTTGAAAAGGCCGGCCTTGGCGAGAAAGCGCGGGACGCGTCCGGTGTTGTACTGGAAGTGCGCGTAGGACAGCGGGTCCAGATACGAGTTGTGATTGACCGCGGTGATGAATCCGCCGTCGGCCGGAATGTGTTCCGTTCCGCGCCAGTCCCGCTTGAACAGAACCACCAGGGGGGGTTTGGCGATGACCGCCGCCAGGCGGTACCAGAAGCCGATTCTGCGGCGGGACACTCGTGCACCTTCCTCTGGACTGGCATGCAGGGGGTCAAGTGTCGCCCCATGCTCCTGGTCTGTCGAGAACACCGTACGCCCCGGGCTCGCGCCGCCGCCGGGCGCCGCCCTTCCGGCTCGTCGGACGCGGTGGGCGGTGTCGGGACACAATGGGCCCCGATGAACATCGATCCGGACGACGGCTGGTCCCTGGTCGTACCCCTGAAGCCCCTTGCGCGGGCGAAGAGCAGGCTCGCCGCGGCCACCGGGGCGCTGCTGCGCCCCCGGCTCGCGCTGGCGTTCGCGCAGGACACGGTGGCCGCGGCGCTGGCATGCGGCCGGGTGCGGGATGTGGCGGTCGTCACGGACGACCCGGCGGCCGCGGCGGCGCTTGCGGCGCTCGGCGCGCGGATCGTGGCCGACTCCCCGGCCGCGGGGCTCAACGCGGCGCTGGCGCACGGGGCGCGGACGGTGCGGCGCGCGCGCCCCGGCGCGCGCGTGGCGGCGCTCAACGCGGACCTGCCGGCGCTGCGCCCCGGGGAGCTGGCCCGGGTCCTTCACGCGGCCGGAGAATTTCCCCGGACATTTCTCGCGGATGCCGCCGAAATCGGTACGACATTCCTCTCGGCGGGTCCCGGAGTGGAATTGGCACCTGCTTTCGGGGGCGCCTCGCGCCGACGGCATTTGTCGTCGGGGGCGGTGGAAATCCGGCTGGCGGGGGTGGATTCCGTGCGCCGGGACGTGGACACCGGCGAGGATCTGGCGGCGGCGCTGGCCCTGGGTGTCGGCCCGCGGACGGCGGCCCACTGGGATCGTGCGGCCGGATAGGCTGCGGCCCATGCAGGCGACCGCGTACACGTACGATCCCGAGACCCGCAGCGGCAGTGTGCTGCTCGACGACGGCACCCCGGTGGAGTTCGGGGCCGAGGCCTTCGACGCGGGCGGGCTGCGGCTGCTGCGTCCGGGGCAGCGGGTACGGATCGAGACGGAGCCCGCGACCGGTGACGCCGGTGGCGGTGCGGGGCTGCGCATCACGCTGGTGACCCTGCAGACCCTCTGATTCCACCGAAGCGAACGGCCTCCGATGGGCCGAACAGGGCGTGGACGCGCCGCGGGCCGGGCTCCCCGAGGGGAGCCCGGCCCGGCGTGTGAGTGGCCCTCGGCCCTTGTGCCGCTTACTCCTACTTCTTCGCGGCGGCCTTCTTGGCGGTGGTCTTGCGCGCCGTCGTCTTCTTGGCGGGCGCCTTCTTCGCCGTGGCCTTCTTCGCCGGCGCGGTCTTCTTGGCGACGGTCTTCTTGGCCGCGGCCGTCGTCTTCTTCGCCGGGGCCGCCTTCTTGGCCGCCGCCGTGGTCTTCTTCGCCGCCGTCGTGGTCTTCTTGGCGGGCGCCTTCTTCGCCGTGACCTTCTTCGCGGTGACCTTCTTCGCGGGAGCGGCCTTCTTGGCCGCCGCCTTCTTGGCGGCCGTGGTCTTCTTGGCCGCGGCCTTCTTCACGGTCGCGGCCGCGGCACCGCCCATGAGGCTGCCCTTGGGCGCCTTCTTGACGGCGACCTCGCCGCCCTTGGGGAGCTTCTTCGAGCCGCTGACCAGGTCCTTGAAGCCCTGCCCCGCACGGAAGCGCGGCACCGAGGTCTTCTTGACCCGCACGCGCTCACCCGTCTGCGGGTTGCGGGCGTACCGGGCCGGACGGTCGACCTTCTCGAACGAACCGAAGCCGGTGACCGAGACCCGGTCCCCGCCGACCACGGCACGCACGATCGCGTCCAGCACCGCGTCGACAGCGTCCGCGGCCTGCTGACGGCCGCCGAGCTTGTCGGCAATCGCTTCTACGAGCTGCGCCTTGTTCACGTCTTCCCCTTCGGAGACATTGCCAGAACGAAAGTGTTCAAGCTTTTTCGCACGTTAGGCATGTATATACCGCAAATCAAACACGAAACGGGCTAATCACCCTAGTGCCGCAACGCGGAAGTCCCGTTGCGGAGTTCCTGGTGTCAGTCGTCTTCAGGGAATCGGCCCTCATCGAGGTCCTTCATCAACCGTTCTAGGCGCGTTGCCGCGTCCGTGAGATCGTGCTTCGCCGCGGCCGTGATGACCAGCAGCTTCCGGGACAGCGCCATCCTTACGCCCTCCGGGACTTGCAGTTCGCGCACCCTTGTGTGCGCTTCCTTCAATCGGGCGGCGACTGCCTCATAGAGCTCGAGTTGGCTGTCGCGTTCCATGCACCGATTGTGCCATCTAGGGCGAGTTGTCGCCCGACGGGGTCTCAACAAGCGACTGCGCCCCCCACCGGGCGGTGGGGGGCGCAGTCGTGGAAAAGCGCTGCTCAGACGGTAATTGTACGGGGTTTGAAGGCCGGCCTGGCCGCCTCGTAGGCCGCGATGTCGGCTTCGTTCTGAAGGGTGAGGCTGATGTCGTCCAGACCGTTCAGCAGACGCCAGCGGGCGTTCTCGTCGAGCTCGAAGTCGGCGTCGATCCCGGCCGCCAGCACCTTGCGGCGCTCCAAGTCGACGGTGATCTCGGCCGTCGGGTCGGCCTCCGTCAGCTCCCAGAGCGCGTCCACGGTCTTCTGGTCCAGGACGACGGTCAGCAGCCCGTTCTTCAGCGAGTTGCCGCGGAAGATGTCGGCGAACCGGGAGGAGATGACGGTCTTGAAGCCGTAGTTCTGCAGCGCCCAGACGGCGTGCTCACGGGAGGAGCCGGTGCCGAAGTCGGGGCCGGCCACCAGGACCGTGGCGCCCTGCCGCTCGGGGCGGTTGAGCACGAACTCGTCAGACTTGCGCCAGGCCTCGAACAGCCCGTCCTCGAAGCCGTCGCGGGTGACCTTCTTCAGCCAGTGCGCGGGGATGATCTGGTCGGTGTCGACGT harbors:
- the leuD gene encoding 3-isopropylmalate dehydratase small subunit; translation: MEAFTTHTGRAVPLRRSNVDTDQIIPAHWLKKVTRDGFEDGLFEAWRKSDEFVLNRPERQGATVLVAGPDFGTGSSREHAVWALQNYGFKTVISSRFADIFRGNSLKNGLLTVVLDQKTVDALWELTEADPTAEITVDLERRKVLAAGIDADFELDENARWRLLNGLDDISLTLQNEADIAAYEAARPAFKPRTITV
- a CDS encoding NAD(P)H-dependent glycerol-3-phosphate dehydrogenase, with amino-acid sequence MTKAAVFGTGSWGTAFAMVLADAGCEVTLWGRRAELVDAINTTRTNPDYLPGIELPANVRATTDPAEAARDAEFTVLAIPSQTLRGNLAEWAPKLAPDTVLVSLMKGVELGTAKRMSEVIEEVAKVPAERVAVLTGPNLAKEIAARQPAAAVVACADESVAQRLQTACMTPYFRPYTNTDVVGCELGGAVKNVIGLAVGIADGMGLGDNSKATLITRGLAETTRLGLAMGADPLTFSGLAGLGDLVATCSSPLSRNHTFGTNLGRGMTLEETIAATKQTAEGVKSCESVLDLARRHGVDMPITETVVSIVHEGKPPIVALKELMSRSAKSERR
- the cofC gene encoding 2-phospho-L-lactate guanylyltransferase; amino-acid sequence: MNIDPDDGWSLVVPLKPLARAKSRLAAATGALLRPRLALAFAQDTVAAALACGRVRDVAVVTDDPAAAAALAALGARIVADSPAAGLNAALAHGARTVRRARPGARVAALNADLPALRPGELARVLHAAGEFPRTFLADAAEIGTTFLSAGPGVELAPAFGGASRRRHLSSGAVEIRLAGVDSVRRDVDTGEDLAAALALGVGPRTAAHWDRAAG
- a CDS encoding D-alanine--D-alanine ligase family protein encodes the protein MSENTQSPRKPRVAVVFGGRSSEHAISVVTAGAVLRAIDRTKYDVLPIGITTDGRWALTADAPERMAIAERSLPNVSDLTESEQGGVVLSVDPANREVVYTEPGSVPKALGEVDVVFPMLHGPYGEDGTLQGLLELSGVPYVGAGVLASAVGQDKEYMKRVFTSFGLPVGPYEVIRPREWEQNPAAARKKIVEFAAEHGWPLFVKPARGGSSMGITKVDDLSGLDEAIEEARRHDPKILVESLLRGREIECGVLEFEDGPRASVPAEIPPVTDHDFYDFEAKYIDSASGIVPAPIGDEATAEVQRLAVAAYEAVSCEGLVRADFFLTEDGGFVINEINTMPGFTPISMYPRMWQESGVSYPELVDRLIQAALTRSTGLR
- a CDS encoding HU family DNA-binding protein, which codes for MNKAQLVEAIADKLGGRQQAADAVDAVLDAIVRAVVGGDRVSVTGFGSFEKVDRPARYARNPQTGERVRVKKTSVPRFRAGQGFKDLVSGSKKLPKGGEVAVKKAPKGSLMGGAAAATVKKAAAKKTTAAKKAAAKKAAPAKKVTAKKVTAKKAPAKKTTTAAKKTTAAAKKAAPAKKTTAAAKKTVAKKTAPAKKATAKKAPAKKTTARKTTAKKAAAKK
- a CDS encoding lysophospholipid acyltransferase family protein is translated as MSRRRIGFWYRLAAVIAKPPLVVLFKRDWRGTEHIPADGGFITAVNHNSYLDPLSYAHFQYNTGRVPRFLAKAGLFKGSFVGTMLRGTGQIPVYRETTNALDAFRAAVEAIERGECVAFYPEGTLTRDPAMWPMAGKTGAARVALLTKAPVIPVAQWGANLAMPPYAKENKLNLFPRKTLIVQAGPPVDLSRFYDQEPTPDVLREATEVIMAAITALLEDVRGEKAPAEPYDHRKARLEQRRKAAGEGLK